The Raphanus sativus cultivar WK10039 chromosome 2, ASM80110v3, whole genome shotgun sequence genome includes a region encoding these proteins:
- the LOC108836868 gene encoding uncharacterized protein LOC108836868, producing the protein MAAAAIEKLPQLKSATDGLKEMRDPLSLPARHHSSGSHLCFVLDLSKDLIDSYGSEYGFIGEPTDATQMPWRAEYAKSSRSSCKSCKSPINKETFRLGKLVQATQFADVIPLLPALLNFPILTICCFSFHEVFQANVSSVHFNPSHADVAPCFLEYVRVNVYELSVDHLTVSEYLRFKEELVNGHRHPEVKWAETTDKIFLTVVLADSKETKFNLDPEGVFDFSAKAGPENHVYELKLELHGKVNVEESKINIGVRSIFCIIEKAEPERWNKLVRGGKAPHYVKIDWDKWVDEDDEGTAGAGDMDMGGMGEMDFSNLVVWPELKDLAAWEAWVVWVAWEGWVGWKSLKTVMMKNLQNQETRKMKPSRKKQNQ; encoded by the exons atgGCTGCAGCCGCGATCGAGAAGCTCCCTCAGCTCAAATCCGCCACCGATGGACTTAAAGAGATGAG AGACCCTCTATCATTACCCGCCAGACATCACTCATCAGGTTCGCATCTCTGCTTTGTGCTGGATTTGAGTAAGGATTTGATAGATTCATATGGATCTGAATATGGATTTATAGGCGAGCCCACAGATGCCACACAGATGCCATGGAGGGCTGAGTACGCAAAGTCCTCGAGGTCTTCCTGCAAGTCTTGCAAGTCCCCCATTAACAAGGAGACCTTTCGTCTTGGAAAGCTTGTTCAAGCTACTCAATTTGCTGATGTCATACCT CTCCTTCCTGCTCTCCTTAACTTCCCCATTTTAACTATATGTTGCTTTAGCTTTCATGAAGTTTTTCAAGCTAACGTATCCTCTGTACACTTTAATCCTTCTCACGCAGATGTGGCACCATGCTTCTT AGAATACGTCCGTGTGAATGTCTACGAGCTGAGCGTAGATCATTTAACTGTTTCTGAGTATCTTCGGTTCAAGGAAGAGCTCGTTAACGGCCA TCGTCATCCTGAAGTGAAGTGGGCTGAGACCACTGACAAGATCTTCCTCACTGTAGTATTAGCTGATTCCAAGGAGACCAAATTTAATCTAGACCCTGAAGGTGTCTTTGATTTCTCTGCAAAAGCTGGTCCTGAAAACCACGTTTATGAACTTAAACTCGAGCTTCACGGCAAAGTCAATGTAGAG GAAAGCAAGATTAACATTGGAGTCAGAAGCATCTTCTGCATAATAGAGAAAGCAGAGCCTGAGAGGTGGAATAAGCTAGTCCGTGGAGGGAAAGCGCCGCACTATGTCAAGATTGATTGGGACAAGTGGGTTGATGAGGACGACGAAGGCACCGCTG GTGCTGGAGATATGGATATGGGAGGAATGGGTGAAATGGATTTCTCG AACTTGGTGGTATGGCCGGAATTGAAGGACTTGGCGGCATGGGAGGCATGGGTGGTATGGGTGGCATGGGAGGGATGGGTGGGATGGAAGAGTTTGAAGACAGTGATGATGAAG AATTTGCAAAACCAGGAGACAAGAAAGATGAAGCCGTCAAGgaagaagcaaaaccagtag